Proteins from a genomic interval of Prinia subflava isolate CZ2003 ecotype Zambia chromosome W unlocalized genomic scaffold, Cam_Psub_1.2 scaffold_41_NEW, whole genome shotgun sequence:
- the LOC134565233 gene encoding transcription factor BTF3-like isoform X3 — MFTNEGTVIHFNNPKVQASLAANTFTITGHAETKQLTEMLPSILNQLGADSLTSLRRLAEALPKQSMDGKTPLATGGDDDDDEVPDLVENFDEASKNEAN, encoded by the exons ATGTTCACCAACGAAGGAACAGTCATTCACTTCAATAACCCTAAAGTTCAGGCATCCCTGGCTGCTAACACTTTCACTATCACTGGTCATGCTGAGACAAAGCAGCTGACAGAAATGCTTCCTAGCATCTTAAATCAGCTTGGAGCTGATAGTTTGACTAGCCTGAGGAGACTGGCAGAAGCCCTACCCAAGCAAT CCATGGATGGAAAAACACCACTCGCTActggtggtgatgatgatgacgatgaAGTTCCAG atcTTGTTGAAAACTTTGATGAAGCTTCAAAGAATGAGGCAAACTGA